The following are encoded in a window of Corynebacterium marinum DSM 44953 genomic DNA:
- the phoU gene encoding phosphate signaling complex protein PhoU encodes MRIAYREHLDNFAHDLIVMCDTVRSIMTNASEALLNASLEPAEDAIASADSLNEIKLRCEDRAVELLALEGPLARDLRQVVSSIYIVEDFARMGALAVHIAKSARRRHPEHTLPTPLQGYFEELARLVNEMGEKTRDILVDPNADVAIVLNADDDAVDDLHSYILTTLTQRDWPHSTREAVDVSLLARFYERYADHCVNVAARIVYLSSGLSPDEYARKKERDREDADVAARFAELERQFSRRGD; translated from the coding sequence ATGCGTATCGCCTACCGTGAACACCTGGACAATTTCGCCCACGATCTCATCGTGATGTGCGACACGGTGCGCTCTATCATGACCAACGCGTCAGAGGCACTGCTCAACGCTTCGCTCGAGCCGGCCGAGGACGCCATCGCCAGCGCGGACAGCCTGAACGAGATCAAGCTGCGCTGCGAGGACCGCGCCGTCGAACTGCTCGCCCTGGAAGGTCCCCTCGCGCGGGATCTCCGGCAGGTGGTCTCCTCGATCTACATCGTCGAGGATTTCGCCCGGATGGGGGCCCTGGCAGTGCACATCGCCAAGTCTGCCCGCCGCCGTCACCCGGAGCACACCCTCCCGACGCCCCTGCAGGGCTACTTCGAGGAACTGGCCCGGCTGGTCAACGAGATGGGCGAGAAGACCCGCGACATCCTCGTCGACCCGAACGCGGACGTGGCCATCGTTTTGAACGCGGACGATGACGCGGTCGATGACCTCCACAGCTACATCCTCACCACCCTCACCCAGCGGGACTGGCCCCACTCCACACGCGAGGCCGTGGACGTGTCCCTCCTGGCGCGTTTCTACGAGCGTTACGCCGACCACTGCGTCAACGTGGCCGCCCGCATCGTGTACCTCTCCTCGGGGTTGAGCCCCGACGAGTACGCCCGGAAGAAGGAACGCGACCGCGAGGACGCCGACGTCGCAGCCCGCTTCGCCGAGCTGGAGCGCCAGTTCTCCCGCCGCGGGGACTAG